The nucleotide window ACCTCCTTGGGGCTGTGGGTTTTGGGCCAGAACTTGAGGAGTCCTACAATCACCTGTGAGAAGAGGAGGACACGGGGATAAAATTCTCACTCAACACCTGCCTGCTTTcacaggaagccttcctggcctctctccccaTCCTGATTGGCACAGCTCGGGTGGCCTCCGCTAACTGGCCTGATTCTGTTTCCTATATATaggttttacttttccttccgaGAGGAATCCATGTCACCTGTTGGGCCACATCCCTCCTGAGCACCTGCTTATGGCATTATTCAATAGGCAGACTGGGAAGTTTAATTGACAGGAAGAGGTGtcctggggctgggaaggggaaTTACCGGCTCTGTGAGACTGCTCTCCTTCTCCAGGAACTGTACCACACAGTAAGCCAGCTGCAAAAGGTTGAGGTAGAAAGGAGGTGAGGTGTAGGGTCCAGGTCTCAGAGGGATCAGGGACAGAAGCAAGAGCCCAGAATGGAAGAAGAGGTGTAAAGAGGAATTATCCCACCCACTCCCTCTGCCACCCCCATCCCAGATGGAatatcttcccctccctctctattctctGCTGCCAGTGTCAGGGATCATCAGGAGGAAGGCAGCTCACCTGCGGGTGGTAGACACTCAGGGACTTGACCTTGTGAAGGGGAAGCAGGACACGGATGAGGAACATCTTGTGCTCTTCCTTAAGGGGCAAGGCAAAGCCGTTGATGATGCTAGGAGTTATAGGAGGTTTGTTAGGACCAAAGGGCCATCCAAGCTCAGTGCTCCCGTCCCTCCAACCTTCTGCAGGCACgtgtgcccccaccccaccgcttACCTGCCGAGGATCTCTAAGAGCTCAGCAATCCCGTTGTGATGTTCTGTCTCATAGATGAAcctgagggaggaaagaaaggctcTCGTGACAATCCCCAATGTTTCTCCAGCACTCTGCAGAGTCCCCCTACCTCCCTTCTCCCATCCCAACTTAGCAGGGCTTGCTATGCTCCTAAGCTGGCTCCCGGCCTCACCTGTAGAAGATGTGGTTGATCTGCCTACGGATATAAGCCCGGAGCCCCAAAAACTTGCCATAGATGCGATGCAAGATGGTCTTGAGGAAGTCCCGCTCTCGAGGATCCTCACTGTCAAACAGGTCCAGGAGCTGGGAGCAGGTGGGAGGAAAAGGTGGTGAATGAGGCAGGAGCCTAGGAAGGTCAGGGCTGGGGTGACATGGATTCCTAGCCAGGGGACACCCAGAGGTTCTctggattggggtgggggggtatgGGGGCAAGTCTCTGGAGAGCAGAGTGATTCCTTTACATAGCTTTCCCCAGTGTGATGTCTGGGTATGCGTGTCTGCATGCCCCACTGATGGGGAAGAGGTAACTCTTGCTAATTTCCTTCAATTATGCTAGGAGCTTGTTAAGAGCAGAGGGATTTGCttatccctcccccaccaccagtCCTTTGCACCAGACACAGTTGAAAGCCCATATATTCAACAGATGGAGAAAGGGTGGGGACCTCACTGAGGAGCTGTGGGACTAGAGTTCATGGGctggaaggaggaaaggacaggaaCTTCAGGGACTCACAGCAAGGACAAACTTCTGGTCGATATACTTCTTGGCTATGTTTGGCTGGAAATCAGGAGACTCGAGGAAACGTAAGAAAAACTCATACACGAGCTGTCGGGAGCAATGAGCATCCACTTAGGGGGTATTCCCCAAGGACTGAGACATACCCCCTTGCTGTCTCAGAGTGCCCCATTCCCTGAAGCCAGGGCCAGCATGCCCCCTCACTGTGGTACCTGGAGATGTGGCCAGGCAGCTTCCAGGGTGGGCTCATCCTCTTCTGGGTCAAACTCGGCCCCGGTGGGGTTCGATGAAGGTGGCAGCGTCCGGAAGAGGTTCACTGAAAACTGAGGGGGAGGACCCAGGTGAGAGCTCCGTGCAGGCTTCTCCACAGCCCCCGTCCCTGCCTGCTTTCCCCTTTTCCCTGTGCCCACCATGGTGACAGCCTCGGGGTAAATGGCCTCAGTGACAACATCACGGCTATGGGTGATGTATTCCACCATTTCGTTGAGTCCTGCCCGCTTCACCTCCTTGAATTTGAGGTCACTGAGTGGATCTGATACAAAGTCAAAGAGGACACAGCACTGGCGCAGCTTCTGGATAAAAAGCTCCTCCCGCTCCTGGGTTGGCGAATCTGCAGGGGGAGGCAACAGTCAGTCTCTCCTCCCTAGCCCTTCACTGCCATGCGCTACTTGCCTTACAGGGCCTTCCCCTACCCCATCCTGCTGCCACCCTGCTCCCCTGGCACCCCAGCCCTGGTGGACCTCCCTCTCACATTGTCTAGAACTTCCATCCCCCTCAAATACTCCCAAACCTCTATACAGCCAATGCCCAGTGACCCCCTAGGCCTGGTGCACCAGCCCCCATGACCTTTTCCAAGTACCTTTCAGGGCAGGAAGCTTCTGTAACTCCCGGTTCTTGCTGAGATTGAAGCGGGAGGAGCTTTGCCGTCGCTCCTTCTTGACAATCTGGGGCCCTCCAGAGTACTTGATTTTGCTGAGCTGCGTTGGGGGCGGTGTGCTGTTGCTGGGACGCTTGTTGGACGAtgggggctggggctgcggctgcggctggggctggggctggggctggggctgggcctaGTCAAATAAGTGATTTGTTGAAGTCCGCTCCCCAAGGTACAGCTCCCACCCTGGGCCGCGGCCCATCCCGCAGTCCATCCATGCCTGCACAGGCCTGGGCAGCCAAGCAGCCATCTCCTACCCTGGAGCAGCTCCAGTCAGGGTCAGAGATGACTAAGGTTTATTATCCCCAGAAGGGGGTGGTCAAGAAGCCGTGTCTCCCAAAATGGTGCCCACTGCCTGTGCATCGAGAGCCTTCAAAATGTTTGTTCTAGTTCACGAACAGGCAAATCTAATTGATGGATTGATGGTGATGGATGTCAGAAAAGTGGCTATCTTGCCAGGGCTGGCAGGGGTGTGGGATTGATTGAGAAGGGATCTGAAGAATCTTCTgagtaatggaaatgttctatatcttgactggATCTGGCAGGTGGTTCGAAGCataaacatatgtaaaaattcattaagcagaaaaaaaaattcattaggtAGCATACTTGAGATTATCGTACTTTCCCACTTCACTGAATGCATCACATTCTTGGTCAAAAgttaaaagaggggcgcctgggtggctcagtacgttaagcatccaactcttgatttccaatcaggtcatgatctcacagtcatgagatggagtccctgCACCAGGATCTGctctgaacgtggagcctgcttgggattctccatacTACATATAAAAGGCTTTGTGCacactttatatataatatatacatatatatgtatatatacgtataaatatatatatagggctTTGTGCCCTATTTataacagcaaataaataaataaataaataatcaatcaatcatgGAGTTAAAATTATGTTCATGAAAACTATGTACTACATGCAATCATACACAGTTCGACTGTAGAAAATATTTACGCAGCCATAGTAATTTACCCAAAATTGGTGAGAAGTACTTTGGGAGGATGGGAAAGGTCTATATTGGATATAAGATGCTAAGACCTTACTTTTCCATAGTAGGAAGTCAACAGATTATATCTAATgctcaaaaatgaaagaattttagaggcgcctgggtggctcagtcggttgagtgtccgactcgggctcaggtcatgatctcatggttcacgagtttgagccccacgttgggctctgtgctgacagctcggagcctggagcgtgcttcggattctgtgtctccctctctctctctgcccctccccagtttgcactctgtctctccctctctcaaaaataaataaacattaaaaaaaaatttttttgacaaaagaattttttaaaaagcagcaaaagactcttaattggggcgcctgggtggctctgttggttaagtgtctgacttcagctcaggtcatgatctcgtgttcatgggttccagccccgcatcagcctctaaGCAGACAGTTCAAAACCTaaagcctgcctcggattctgtgtctccctctctctctgccttttccctgtttgtgctctctctctaaa belongs to Panthera uncia isolate 11264 unplaced genomic scaffold, Puncia_PCG_1.0 HiC_scaffold_1870, whole genome shotgun sequence and includes:
- the LOC125917447 gene encoding serine/threonine-protein phosphatase 2A 56 kDa regulatory subunit delta isoform — its product is MAKKAQPQPQPQPQPQPQPQPPSSNKRPSNSTPPPTQLSKIKYSGGPQIVKKERRQSSSRFNLSKNRELQKLPALKDSPTQEREELFIQKLRQCCVLFDFVSDPLSDLKFKEVKRAGLNEMVEYITHSRDVVTEAIYPEAVTMFSVNLFRTLPPSSNPTGAEFDPEEDEPTLEAAWPHLQLVYEFFLRFLESPDFQPNIAKKYIDQKFVLALLDLFDSEDPRERDFLKTILHRIYGKFLGLRAYIRRQINHIFYRFIYETEHHNGIAELLEILGSIINGFALPLKEEHKMFLIRVLLPLHKVKSLSVYHPQLAYCVVQFLEKESSLTEPVIVGLLKFWPKTHSPKEVMFLNELEEILDVIEPSEFSKVMEPLFRQLAKCVSSPHFQVAERALYYWNNEYIMSLISDNAARVLPIMFPALYRNSKSHWNKTIHGLIYNALKLFMEMNQKLFDDCTQQYKAEKQKGRFRMKEREEMWQKIEELARLNPQYPMFRAPPPLPPVYSMETETPTAEDIQLLKRTVETEAVQMLKDIKKEKVLLRRKSELPQDVYTIKALEAHKRAEEFLTASQEAL